One Acanthochromis polyacanthus isolate Apoly-LR-REF ecotype Palm Island chromosome 6, KAUST_Apoly_ChrSc, whole genome shotgun sequence DNA segment encodes these proteins:
- the LOC127534328 gene encoding GTPase IMAP family member 9-like isoform X2, whose product MSCSKSQSGEEDDHLRIVLVGKTGNGKSAAGNTIIGRRCFESTSSAASVTAECQKETVEFGAQTLTVVDTPGLFDTDRSKDEVKLEIAKCISFSAPGPHVFLVVIQAGRFTEEEQQTVRLIQELFGENSAEYTMALFTRGDDLEEDRKSIEDIIKGNPALNKFISQCQGRYHVFNNRSKDRSQVEELLKKINTLVQRNGGRCFTNDMLQEAEKAIKEKQEELMRQNPDMMAEDARKEAEKVNKFITVIQAAALGALAGAAAGAAGAVAGAAVMGGAAAAVVRLTTKLVEEKTCVIQ is encoded by the exons ATGTCCTGCAGCAAATCTCAGTCTG GTGAAGAGGACGATCACCTCAGGATTGTCCTGGTTGGAAAAACTGGAAATGGAAAGAGTGCAGCAGGAAACACCATCATCGGAAGAAGATGTTTTGAATCCACCTCATCTGCTGCTTCTGTGACAGCAGAGTGTCAGAAGGAAACAGTCGAGTTTGGAGCTCAAACTCTGACTGTAGTCGACACTCCAGGTCTGTTTGACACTGACAGATCTAAAGATGAGGTAAAATTAGAGATCGCTAAGTGCATCTCCTTCTCTGCTCCTGGTCCTCATGTGTTCCTGGTGGTGATCCAGGCAGGAAGATTCACTGAAGAAGAACAGCAAACAGTGAGACTCATCCAGGAGCTGTTTGGAGAGAATTCAGCAGAATACACCATGGCCCTGTTCACCCGTGGAGACGATCTGGAGGAAGACAGAAAGTCCATAGAAGACATAATAAAAGGAAACCCAGCTCTGAATAAGTTCATCAGTCAGTGTCAGGGAAGATATCATGTTTTTAACAACAGATCCAAGGATCGCTCTCAGGTCGAAGAGCTTCTGAAGAAGATCAACACTCTGGTTCAGAGGAACGGAGGAAGATGCTTCACCAACGACATGCTGCAGGAAGCTGAGAAAGCCATAAAAGAGAAGCAAGAAGAGCTGATGAGACAAAATCCAGACATGATGGCTGAAGATGCAAGAAAAGAGGCTGAAAAAGTCAACAAGTTTATCACGGTTATTCAAGCTGCTGCTTTGGGGGCTCtcgctggagctgctgcaggtgcaGCTGGAGCTGTTGCTGGAGCTGCTGTTATGggaggtgctgctgctgcagttgtgCGTCTTACAACAAAATTAGTGGAAGAGAAGACATGTGTCATCCAGTGA
- the LOC127534328 gene encoding GTPase IMAP family member 9-like isoform X1 has product MSCSRSQSGEEDDHLRIVLVGKTGNGKSAAGNTIIGRRCFESTSSAASVTAECQKETVEFGAQTLTVVDTPGLFDTDRSKDEVKLEIAKCISFSAPGPHVFLVVIQAGRFTEEEQQTVRLIQELFGENSAEYTMALFTRGDDLEEDRKSIEDIIKGNPALNKFISQCQGRYHVFNNRSKDRSQVEELLKKINTLVQRNGGRCFTNDMLQEAEKAIKEKQEELMRQNPDMMAEDARKEAEKVNKFITVIQAAALGALAGAAAGAAGAVAGAAVMGGAAAAVVRLTTKLVEEKTCVIQ; this is encoded by the coding sequence GTGAAGAGGACGATCACCTCAGGATTGTCCTGGTTGGAAAAACTGGAAATGGAAAGAGTGCAGCAGGAAACACCATCATCGGAAGAAGATGTTTTGAATCCACCTCATCTGCTGCTTCTGTGACAGCAGAGTGTCAGAAGGAAACAGTCGAGTTTGGAGCTCAAACTCTGACTGTAGTCGACACTCCAGGTCTGTTTGACACTGACAGATCTAAAGATGAGGTAAAATTAGAGATCGCTAAGTGCATCTCCTTCTCTGCTCCTGGTCCTCATGTGTTCCTGGTGGTGATCCAGGCAGGAAGATTCACTGAAGAAGAACAGCAAACAGTGAGACTCATCCAGGAGCTGTTTGGAGAGAATTCAGCAGAATACACCATGGCCCTGTTCACCCGTGGAGACGATCTGGAGGAAGACAGAAAGTCCATAGAAGACATAATAAAAGGAAACCCAGCTCTGAATAAGTTCATCAGTCAGTGTCAGGGAAGATATCATGTTTTTAACAACAGATCCAAGGATCGCTCTCAGGTCGAAGAGCTTCTGAAGAAGATCAACACTCTGGTTCAGAGGAACGGAGGAAGATGCTTCACCAACGACATGCTGCAGGAAGCTGAGAAAGCCATAAAAGAGAAGCAAGAAGAGCTGATGAGACAAAATCCAGACATGATGGCTGAAGATGCAAGAAAAGAGGCTGAAAAAGTCAACAAGTTTATCACGGTTATTCAAGCTGCTGCTTTGGGGGCTCtcgctggagctgctgcaggtgcaGCTGGAGCTGTTGCTGGAGCTGCTGTTATGggaggtgctgctgctgcagttgtgCGTCTTACAACAAAATTAGTGGAAGAGAAGACATGTGTCATCCAGTGA